The Chryseobacterium sp. G0186 genome includes the window GTTATTTTGGGTATAATTATTATCTGTCAGTTTATTCCTTACAGGGTTAATTTGCCAGAAGTTGGGTCTTTTCATTCTGCTTGAAAAGGAGTAGGAGATATTATTTTTATCATTAATTGCATAATTAAGGCTCAGGTAAGGCAGAAAGTTATTGTAATTTCTTTCAATACTTTTAAGAGCTTCAGTAGGCGGATTGTCTGATGTTCCCAAGCTGCTGGTAATCTCATATCTTGTTCCTATTTTTCCTGAAAATTTATCAGAAAATTTCTTTTCTGCGGTCACATAAAAACCATATATATTTTCATCATAAATAAAGTGATTGGGAGCTAATTTGGGCTCTTTCACAGGAATAAGAAAATAGGTGTCACTTTTAGTATCATTATCCGTTTTGGTTTTGTTGTAATTCCCGCCCACAGAAATAGTAAGATCATTTTTAAATTTCTGGATGTAATCTACCATTCCGGAGAAATTATTGATAATTTGTGGGGTCTCCTGAAACATTTCAATAGATTTAGCTCCTAAATTTCTATTGATATCAGACTGATAAGTAAAGTTGTCTGTAAACTGAAATCTTTTATAATTCAGATAAGCGGCATTTACATTCAGCTTACTTCCCAGTGAATCCGTTTTTAATTCATAATTTAAATTAAGTGAATTATTATAGGTTCTGGCATCTTCCTTATTTTTAGACCATGTATATTTAGTGGGTTCATTTGCATTGATAATGGTATTGAATAAGCTTACCCTTGAGTCATAGCTCCTGTTGGCCCAGGTATTCCAGGATAAAGCCAGGTTGCTGTTGTCATTTAATTGATAATCAATATTCAGGTAGCCACCGATATTTTTATTAGGATCATCAACATCTCCTACAGATTCATTGGAGGAACCATCAGAACTGTTTTTTAAAGTATAGGTTTGGGCCTGAATGTTTTCACCACCGCTGAGGTTGGCACTTATTCCCAGTTTGTCCTTTCTGTAGTTGGCAGAGAAGCTGGCCTGGCTGGCATTGTATTTACTTTGAGTATTGGAGAATCTCATGTTTCCATTGAGACCGTCACTCATTTTTTTCTTTAAAACAATATTGATGATTCCATCAGAAGCCTCTGCCTGAAATTCACTTCCGGGAACGGTAATCACCTCAATTTTCTGGATGTTTTCTGCCGGAGTATTTTTTAGAAACTGCGTCAATGATTCTGCATCCATATTGGATTTTCTCCCGTTGATGTAGATTATTACATTATTTTTTCCTACAATTTTTAGTGTTTTATCATCTGTTGAAGATAAAAGTGGAGTCTGCTTCAGGAGATCAAAAGTAGTATTCCCCTTTGCTACTGGAGAAGCGGCAACATCATATACAAAACGGTCGCTTTGTTTTTTAAAAACCTGTTTAGTGATCGTTACCCCTTCTATATTTTTAGTCTTTGTCGAGTCAGATTTCTTTTCCTGAGCAAAAACGCAGGTTCCGAAGACGACAGCAATTGACAAAAGAATTCGTTTCATGATATTTTTATTAAGAGTGGTTAAGTGATATAGGTTTTTATAGATTAGGTTCTTGATTTTACAGCATCATTCGCTGACTTCATTTCCCTTGCTTTTTTTAGCTTTTGATTTCCGAAATTGTACGTCACCCCAATATTCAGTAATCTCGAATACCCAAAATTGGTTACATTATTGTAGCTTCCGTGAGGCTGTACCCCCTCAATTTTATAGTAATTCTGATTGAATACATCATTTAATTCAACGACCAATGTCCAGTCTCCAACAATTCTTTTCAGGCTTAGATCAAGGCTTTGTCTTACTCCCATCATACCTGATTCCGTTGCCGCTCTGCTGCTTATGAAGTAATTAACTCCCATAAACCAGTCTTTTTTAGAGGAAAGTCGAACGGTATTATTAAAAGTTGCACTTGCATTGTAGTTTTTAACATCAAGAACATAGGCTTCCAATTGCTCTGTTTCTCCAGGCTCAGGCATAGAAGTAGGATCTTCCGTTACCATTCCCTTGAATGTAGTATATCCGAGATTAACAGAATAATTGGTGGTCCAGATATCTTTGAACCAGGACTTGTTCATTCCCAACGTTAATCCCAATTCTCTGCTGTTTCCATAATTGGTTCTTATATATCGCAGGAACTTTATTTTTTCCTCAACTGGATTGCCATTTTCATCTTTTCCGGTTCTGGTTAAAACTCCTCGTAAAGGAAGCTGATTCGAAGCATCATCTATCATACTGAAGCTCAGATTAGCATAAAATGCATTTTTGTACATATAATTAAGCTCCTGATTGTAGAACTTTGAAGCCAAAATAAATGGGTTGTTCTGAGTATAGTTGGTAGGAGTGAAATACATTCTGGATGGGTTCAGTTCCCAAAATCTTGGTCTTCTGATTCTGCTTGAGAATGTATAGCTTAAATTATGATCAGAACTAATAGCATAGTTTAAGTTCAGGTAAGGCAATAAATTATTGTAGTTTCTTTCAAATCCTGTTTTTCCAATAATATCTCCTGTACTTTTCGTCATTTCATATCGGAGACCTGCTTTTCCTGAAACCTTTTCAGTTAATTTTCTTTCATAATTAATATAGGCTCCCAGAATTTGTTCCTTATAGATAAAGTGATTGGTTTGTGCAGGATTATCCACGAAGGTTATTCCATTAAAGACATCCTGTCTCGTATCATTATCCGTATTCGTATGGTTGTAACTGATTCCCATTAGCCATGTTGCTCCCTTAGCTGTTTTTTTCAGGTAATCAATATTGGCTGCATAATTATTGATAATCTGTGGTACTGATTGATGGAGCGCTGAGTATTTGTTGTTCTCGTCCTCATACAGGGGAAAGCTTTCATTAAAACTCACTTTATCCCTGTTGAACCATAAATAAGAAACATTGGAGGTAAGTTTACTACCCAGAGAATCAGTCTTTATTTCATAATTTAAATTAAAAGAATGATTTCTCGTCTGTGCATCCTCATTATTGATCGTTCTGTTTGTTAACACTCCATCTTGCCAGTTCATCATTTCCAGCATAGAGTTGAAGCTCTTATTATATCTCATGTTGTAGGACAATCCGATGCTCTGCTTTTTATTGATTTCATAATCAAGATTGAAGCTTCCCCCATAATTATTGTTAGGATCTGCATTATATCCATAAGATTCATTTCTGAAGGTAGGATCTCCGTTAGACAATGTATACTTTTCCCTTTCAGTCCAGTTTCCTACTCTGATATTGGAATTTCCGGACCATTTCCCCTGTCTGAAGTTGAAAGAAGCCCCTGCTGATGGATTATTATAGTAAGCATGCTCATTTTGCATCTTCATGGTTCCATTGTAGCCATTGTTCTTACTTTTTTTCATCACAATATTGATGACTCCTTCCTTAGACTCTACCTGGAATTCACTTCCAGGAACTGTAATAACCTCAATTTTCTGTATATCTTCAGATGGTGTAGACTTTAGCATTTCAATTAAAGCCTCAGCATCCATATTTGTCTTTTTGTTGTTGATATAAATAACAGCATCGTTTTTTCCCAGGATCTTCAATGTTCTTCCGTCTGCACTGGAAATCATAGGAGTTTGTTTCAGCAGTGTAAACGTATTCGTTCCCTTAGCAATAGGAGAGGCAGCTACATCATAGACTAAACGGTCACCTTGTTTTTTGAAAACCTGTTTCTTGATATTCACTGCTTCAATAGCATTTACTTTCAAACTGTCTTTTTTCTGTTGGGCAGTAACAAATCCACTGAAAAATAGGGCTGCAATAAGAATTTGAGTTTTCATGATGATTGTTTTTATTTGTTAATAGCTTGTATGGTTTGTTATTTTACATTGCAAAGATATATAATAAATTTAGTATTATGCAATACAAAGTACTTAAAAATATTTATTCAAAATTGTAAATTATTGATTATTAGTTTATAAAAATTACATTGTAAAAATAATTTTTTAAGACTTTCTAATTAATTAGACAATTCACGAAAGCTAAATGTTACATTTGGAGAAGAATTTTATGAAAATTATTTAAAAAAAAACGGCTTCATTTATATCACAAATCATGTAGGAAGTACATGTAATAAAAGTATTAGCCTTTTTGTTGTACCCAATTTGTTGTTGTGCCGGAGGACCCTCACAAGGAAATTCTAACTGAACAAGTTAAATTTAAAATATAGAAACGGTAGTGAAATACTAAATTGAAAATAGTAGAGCGTTACGTACGAATACTTTGTGCAGAATGGTAATATAGGCTGCTACACAATACCGGTTGAAATTTCAATAGTCAGCACACCAATTTACCTGTAGCATCTTCCACTGTAAATAATGTACTTGTTTTTAAATATTTTAAAAAATTAAGGTGTGTAGAAATAAAGAAAGCAACCCTTTCATCAAATTTACCGGATATAAAAGCGTTTTAATAAATACTAAAAAGTAGGGGCATAAGGTTCTGCTTTTTTATTGTTCACGATCTTTTTTAGCCAAGGCTTTATCTACCCATATCGTTGCAAACGGGAAAAATGCAGCCAATAAGGCAAATACAAAATCTTCATCATCCCAGTTGAAAATTTTTCTTACCGGAAGACAGAAAAAAAGATAAAGGGTGAAAAATAATCCGTGGATATTCCCTACAATAATGATAAAAATAGTAGGAAGAAGACCCTCTTCGTCATATCTTTTCCAGATCATGGCAACCCCATAGAGTAGAAAACAGGTTATTGCCTCAGCAAGACAGATCTGTTTAAACCATTTGATGATTTTTTCCTGGGGATATTTCGAGAAAAATTTTTCGATGAAATTCATTGTTTGTAGGAATAAGTGGAGCGTTAAAAGTGAAGAGTCTTTCTCTGCTTCTAACCTCTCATTCTAGTTTGCAAAATTACTTATAAAAATTACTTCCATCCAAATATTCAAAAACTTCAGGTGGCAGCATAGGTCTCACATTTTTACCATCTTTGATCATAGTACGGATTTCTGTAGCAGAAAGCTCTATAACCGGTGCTTTTATCAGGGAAATGTTCTCGTGCTGAAGATATTCAGAATCTTTCTTTTCCCCTTCAAATACCCTTGGATAAACAATAATGTGATGCTTTTTAATCAACGTATCAGAATTTTTCCATTTATGAAGACCGTCCAGATTATCTTCACCCATAATCAGGCTAAAGGAATAATCAGGATGTTTTTCATGAAGATAAGTAAGAGTATCGATGGTGTAGCTTGGCTTAGGAAGAGAAAACTCTACATTGGAGGCACGCATATTCGGGTAATTTTTTACAGCAAGCTGTACCATATCCAATCTGTTATGATCTTTCAATAGAGACTTCTTATCCTTAAACGGATTCTGTGGGCTTACTACAAACCATAA containing:
- a CDS encoding DUF3817 domain-containing protein, with translation MNFIEKFFSKYPQEKIIKWFKQICLAEAITCFLLYGVAMIWKRYDEEGLLPTIFIIIVGNIHGLFFTLYLFFCLPVRKIFNWDDEDFVFALLAAFFPFATIWVDKALAKKDREQ
- the nadD gene encoding nicotinate (nicotinamide) nucleotide adenylyltransferase — translated: MKKIGLFFGSFNPIHIGHLILANYILENSDMDELWFVVSPQNPFKDKKSLLKDHNRLDMVQLAVKNYPNMRASNVEFSLPKPSYTIDTLTYLHEKHPDYSFSLIMGEDNLDGLHKWKNSDTLIKKHHIIVYPRVFEGEKKDSEYLQHENISLIKAPVIELSATEIRTMIKDGKNVRPMLPPEVFEYLDGSNFYK
- a CDS encoding outer membrane beta-barrel family protein, with product MKTQILIAALFFSGFVTAQQKKDSLKVNAIEAVNIKKQVFKKQGDRLVYDVAASPIAKGTNTFTLLKQTPMISSADGRTLKILGKNDAVIYINNKKTNMDAEALIEMLKSTPSEDIQKIEVITVPGSEFQVESKEGVINIVMKKSKNNGYNGTMKMQNEHAYYNNPSAGASFNFRQGKWSGNSNIRVGNWTEREKYTLSNGDPTFRNESYGYNADPNNNYGGSFNLDYEINKKQSIGLSYNMRYNKSFNSMLEMMNWQDGVLTNRTINNEDAQTRNHSFNLNYEIKTDSLGSKLTSNVSYLWFNRDKVSFNESFPLYEDENNKYSALHQSVPQIINNYAANIDYLKKTAKGATWLMGISYNHTNTDNDTRQDVFNGITFVDNPAQTNHFIYKEQILGAYINYERKLTEKVSGKAGLRYEMTKSTGDIIGKTGFERNYNNLLPYLNLNYAISSDHNLSYTFSSRIRRPRFWELNPSRMYFTPTNYTQNNPFILASKFYNQELNYMYKNAFYANLSFSMIDDASNQLPLRGVLTRTGKDENGNPVEEKIKFLRYIRTNYGNSRELGLTLGMNKSWFKDIWTTNYSVNLGYTTFKGMVTEDPTSMPEPGETEQLEAYVLDVKNYNASATFNNTVRLSSKKDWFMGVNYFISSRAATESGMMGVRQSLDLSLKRIVGDWTLVVELNDVFNQNYYKIEGVQPHGSYNNVTNFGYSRLLNIGVTYNFGNQKLKKAREMKSANDAVKSRT
- a CDS encoding TonB-dependent receptor domain-containing protein; translated protein: MKRILLSIAVVFGTCVFAQEKKSDSTKTKNIEGVTITKQVFKKQSDRFVYDVAASPVAKGNTTFDLLKQTPLLSSTDDKTLKIVGKNNVIIYINGRKSNMDAESLTQFLKNTPAENIQKIEVITVPGSEFQAEASDGIINIVLKKKMSDGLNGNMRFSNTQSKYNASQASFSANYRKDKLGISANLSGGENIQAQTYTLKNSSDGSSNESVGDVDDPNKNIGGYLNIDYQLNDNSNLALSWNTWANRSYDSRVSLFNTIINANEPTKYTWSKNKEDARTYNNSLNLNYELKTDSLGSKLNVNAAYLNYKRFQFTDNFTYQSDINRNLGAKSIEMFQETPQIINNFSGMVDYIQKFKNDLTISVGGNYNKTKTDNDTKSDTYFLIPVKEPKLAPNHFIYDENIYGFYVTAEKKFSDKFSGKIGTRYEITSSLGTSDNPPTEALKSIERNYNNFLPYLSLNYAINDKNNISYSFSSRMKRPNFWQINPVRNKLTDNNYTQNNPFVKASSTYNQELTYMFKNSYFVVLNHTYIKDVITQVPLQGYPEYPNGDVGKNLELRYISTNFGDKQEMSAMIGIQKSFFKQYWTTNFSIGAQHNINNGSLDTDPTTGDRFKNKRGEYVTYINDVKSTSILIQTNNTIRLDKAKTWFLGVNFFYIDKQQIELGMLRNLSSLDLSIKKNWNDWTFALNVNDVLRTNIVEIDDKQASGNYNYVHQNQYPRSISVSLTYNFGNQKLKKVRDIEGASDSIKSRTK